The genomic stretch AAGACCGCTGCTCCGGCCAATACCAGCAATGGAACGATGTTGATCCCGCCCCAGGCTAGAAATGCCAACAACCCGAGAGCGCAACCTATGCCTATTTCACGACCATATCTTTTCACCAAAGGCTAGAACCTCCCTTTTGCCCGGGGGAGGCGCCCACCGGAGGGCCCGACTGGCGCGCTGGCGCCAGGTACGAATATCGAGGCACCACCTGGTAAAGATGATGTCCGTCCTTTTCAAGCTGAACATACACGTTGTCTCTATCAACAGATACACCGAATTTCTGGATCCCATGACGTTCAGCCGTGGCTGTAAGCCTGGCGTTCATCATGGTGAAATCGCCCTGCATGATGGCTTCTTCTATCGCGAAATGCATCTCATGGTATACATTCATAAGCAAAGCGTCGCGATTGTCTGCGATTGAAAGCTCTACAGACCTTCCACCAGAAATCGCTTGAAGCCCATCCATCAGATCCCTGTAAGCCGCGCCAAGGTCTTCGCCCTCCTTGAGCTTGACACTTATATCGATCTTCCCTCCGGTCTCAGAGATCTTGTAATCTGCCACGTGTGGATTCGCCTCCAGGAAACCACGTAAGGGGCGATCCACCTTGACCATATAATTGAGATTAGACGCCGCCACCAGCAGCGTGAAGGTCAAGGCGAAGGCCAGCACGATTATTGAAATGTCGAGTCCTTTGATCTTCCTCACGGCGTACACCCCGACGAGAACATTTGCCCAGCTAAAGGGCACTTTTTACAGTAAAATTATAACATAAGGCCCCCCGATACGCGAGGGGCCTGACCGATCCAAAACACTCCAGATAGTGTAGGGGATCCCATTAGTCTATAATATGATGGAAAGGGCTCTCTCACCCGCTTGCCGAAGTTCCTCTACTGCTTTGCGGGGATCAGCAGCCCCAAAAACGGATGTGCCGGCAACCAATATCCTGGCCCCGGCCTTTACCACGGCAGGCGCGGTTCCCATCGCGATCCCACCATCTACTTCTATCAAAGCAGGCGATCCCACGCGCGCGAGCATTTTCTTTACATCACAAATCTTGGGCACCATGGATTCAATGAATCTCTGACCGCCAAATCCAGGTTCCACCGTCATAACAAGCACGACGTCCACCAGGTCGAGAACATGTTGAATAGCACACGCCGGCGTAGCCGGATTCAGCGCGACACCTGCTTTCATGCCTTTCTGCTTGATGCCCTCTAGCAAACGATAGAGATGATCAGTGGCCTCAGCGTGGACAGTGAGGATATCGCTTCCCGCCTCAGCAAAGGCCTCTATGTAATTTTCTGGTTGTTCGATCATAAGATGAACATCCATAACCATGGGTTTAGGGATCACGCGCCTCAAGGAAGCGACCACTGGCGGCCCTATGGTGATATTGGGCACAAATCGCCCATCCATGACATCCACATGTATCATATCAGCTGATGAGACCTTCTCGATTTCCGAAGCCAGCATCGCGAAATTGGCCGACAAGATGGAAGGAGCAATCTTGACATGGTTGGAAGTAAAGATCCTGTCATTCAAGAACGTTGCGGCCCCCCTTTCCTTTGTCATACTTCTTTTCATATCCGATCGCAGAGATCTCCTCGAGGAACTGGATATAATGGTCGTATCGTGAACGGGCTATCTCCCCGGATTGCAGCGCCGCCCTCACCGCGCAATCGGGTTCCCGGTAATGCAGGCACCCCAGAAATCTACAAAGCCCTTCATATCTTAGAAATTCCGGAAAGTAGAACCTCAGTTCCTCTTTTTCGATTCCGTCAAGAGAGAGCTTGCTGAACCCCGGGGTATCCACTAAAAAGCCCCCCGCCTGAAGAGCAAGCAGCTGAGCGTGTCTTGTGGTATGCCGGCCTCTTCCCAGCTTTTCGCTGATCTCACCAGTCTCGAGGGTGAGGCCTGGTTCTATGGCATTCGCCAGCGCAGACTTCCCGACCCCGGAAGGACCCGCAAAGACCGAAATCTTACCCTTAAGAAAAGATCTTAATCTCTTAACCCCTTTTCCCGTCATGGCACTGGTCACCAGAGCGGTATAACCAGCCTTTCGATATGGGCGGGCTATCTTCCGGCCCATATACTCAGATACAAGATCAGCCTTGT from Bacillota bacterium encodes the following:
- a CDS encoding ribulose-phosphate 3-epimerase translates to MKRSMTKERGAATFLNDRIFTSNHVKIAPSILSANFAMLASEIEKVSSADMIHVDVMDGRFVPNITIGPPVVASLRRVIPKPMVMDVHLMIEQPENYIEAFAEAGSDILTVHAEATDHLYRLLEGIKQKGMKAGVALNPATPACAIQHVLDLVDVVLVMTVEPGFGGQRFIESMVPKICDVKKMLARVGSPALIEVDGGIAMGTAPAVVKAGARILVAGTSVFGAADPRKAVEELRQAGERALSIIL
- the rsgA gene encoding ribosome small subunit-dependent GTPase A; the encoded protein is MFEGIVIKATSGYYTVQSESGQFVCSLRGRLRKDDTIVTVGDRVQGEEVRPGVGVIETVLPRKSELIRPRVANVDQAVIVCALTQPEPDLNLLDRLLVVVGREGVGAILCFNKADLVSEYMGRKIARPYRKAGYTALVTSAMTGKGVKRLRSFLKGKISVFAGPSGVGKSALANAIEPGLTLETGEISEKLGRGRHTTRHAQLLALQAGGFLVDTPGFSKLSLDGIEKEELRFYFPEFLRYEGLCRFLGCLHYREPDCAVRAALQSGEIARSRYDHYIQFLEEISAIGYEKKYDKGKGGRNVLE